From one Trifolium pratense cultivar HEN17-A07 linkage group LG1, ARS_RC_1.1, whole genome shotgun sequence genomic stretch:
- the LOC123897431 gene encoding subtilisin-like protease SBT1.7, whose translation MKIFNSFPIVLLLIFCTIHITVAQTKTPQTKNTYIIHMDKSTMPETFTDTDHFNWFDTSLKSVSETAEILYTYKHIAHGFSTRLTSQEAETLLKQPGILSVIPELKYQLHTTRTPEFLGLPKTNTLLPNSKQFSEVIIGVLDTGIWPELKSLDDTGLGPIPRSWKGECETGNNLNSSNCNRKLIGARFFSKGYEATLGPIDETTESRSARDDDGHGSHTLTTAGGSEVAEASLFGLASGTARGMATQARVAAYKVCWLSGCFTSDIAAGIDKAIEDGVNVLSMSIGGSQTEYYRDIIAIGSFTAMSHGILVSASAGNGGPSAESLSNVAPWITTVGAGTIDRDFPSYISLGNGKNYTGASLYNGKPLPDSLLPLVYAGNVTNSSVGYLCIPDSLISSKVAGKIVICERGGNSRVEKGLVVKTAGGVGMILVNGEEYGEELIADPHLIPAAALGQKSGTILKDYVFATKNPTANIVFGGTHLQVQPSPVVAAFSSRGPNGLTPQILKPDIIAPGVNILAGWTGLVGPTGLTLDKRYVSFNIISGTSMSCPHVSGLAAIVKGSHPEWSPASIRSALMTTAYTSYKTGQTIQDVATGKPATPFDFGSGHVDPVSALDPGLVYDLSVDDYLGFFCALNYTSFQIKIVARREFTCAKKYRLEDFNYPSFAVALETASGVGGGSNKPVTVEYNRVLTNVGTPGTYKASVVVESSSVKVVVEPEIITFKEVNEKKGYTIRFISGSMPSGTKGFGYLEWNDGKHRVRSPIAFSWT comes from the coding sequence ATGAAGATTTTCAACTCTTTTCCAATTGTTCTACTGCTAATATTCTGCACCATACACATAACAGTAGCACAAACCAAAACACCACAAACCAAAAACACATACATAATTCACATGGACAAATCAACCATGCCAGAAACATTCACTGATACCGATCACTTTAACTGGTTCGATACATCGCTAAAATCAGTATCCGAAACAGCAGAGATTCTCTACACTTACAAGCACATAGCTCATGGATTCTCAACAAGGCTAACAAGCCAAGAAGCTGAAACACTTCTTAAACAACCAGGAATTCTCTCTGTTATCCCTGAACTTAAATACCAACTTCACACAACAAGAACACCAGAGTTTCTCGGATTGCCGAAAACAAACACTCTTTTACCTAATTCAAAACAATTCAGTGAGGTTATTATTGGTGTTCTTGACACTGGTATATGGCCAGAGCTAAAAAGCTTAGATGACACAGGACTTGGTCCAATACCAAGGAGTTGGAAAGGCGAATGCGAAACCGGTAACAACTTGAATTCATCAAATTGCAACAGAAAACTGATTGGTGCAAGGTTTTTCTCAAAAGGGTATGAAGCAACACTTGGTCCTATTGATGAAACAACAGAATCAAGATCAGCTAGAGATGATGATGGACATGGAAGTCATACCTTAACAACAGCAGGTGGTTCTGAAGTAGCAGAAGCTAGCTTATTCGGTTTAGCTTCTGGTACTGCAAGAGGCATGGCTACACAAGCGCGTGTCGCGGCATACAAAGTGTGTTGGCTTAGTGGTTGTTTCACTTCAGATATAGCTGCTGGAATCGATAAAGCTATTGAAGATGGTGTTAATGTCTTATCGATGTCAATTGGTGGTAGCCAAACAGAATACTATAGAGACATCATTGCAATTGGTTCTTTCACAGCAATGTCTCATGGAATTCTAGTTTCTGCTTCAGCAGGAAACGGTGGACCAAGTGCCGAAAGCTTGTCCAACGTAGCACCGTGGATAACAACAGTCGGAGCAGGAACAATTGATCGCGATTTTCCATCTTATATATCACTTGGAAATGGAAAAAATTACACTGGTGCATCACTTTACAATGGAAAACCTTTACCTGATTCATTGCTACCACTTGTTTATGCAGGTAATGTTACAAATTCCTCAGTTGGGTATCTTTGTATACCTGATTCATTGATAAGTTCAAAAGTTGCCGGCAAAATTGTGATATGTGAAAGAGGTGGAAACTCAAGAGTTGAAAAGGGTCTAGTAGTAAAAACTGCTGGTGGAGTTGGAATGATTTTGGTTAACGGTGAAGAGTATGGTGAAGAGTTAATTGCTGATCCTCATCTTATTCCAGCAGCAGCATTGGGTCAAAAATCAGGCACAATTCTAAAAGACTACGTTTTTGCTACGAAAAATCCAACGGCTAATATTGTTTTTGGTGGTACACACTTGCAAGTTCAACCTTCACCAGTGGTAGCAGCATTCAGTTCAAGAGGACCAAACGGCTTAACACCACAAATTCTTAAACCGGATATAATAGCTCCGGGTGTAAACATACTAGCCGGTTGGACCGGTTTAGTTGGACCAACCGGTTTAACACTTGACAAAAGGTACGTGAGTTTCAATATTATATCAGGAACTTCAATGTCATGTCCTCACGTGAGTGGTTTAGCTGCGATAGTTAAAGGAAGTCACCCTGAATGGAGCCCTGCTTCTATACGGTCGGCGCTAATGACCACTGCATACACCTCATACAAAACCGGACAAACAATTCAAGATGTTGCAACCGGGAAACCGGCTACTCCCTTTGATTTTGGATCAGGACACGTGGATCCTGTATCAGCCCTTGATCCTGGCCTTGTTTATGATCTCAGCGTCGATGATTATCTTGGGTTTTTTTGTGCTTTAAACTACACGTCATTTCAAATCAAAATTGTTGCAAGAAGAGAATTCACGTGTGCCAAGAAATATCGGCTTGAAGACTTTAACTATCCTTCTTTTGCTGTTGCTTTGGAAACTGCTTCGGGAGTTGGTGGTGGTTCAAATAAACCGGTAACAGTTGAATATAATAGGGTTCTCACGAATGTTGGAACTCCAGGAACATATAAAGCTTCTGTGGTGGTGGAATCTTCGTCAGTGAAGGTTGTGGTTGAACCGGAGATTATTACTTTTAAGGAAGTGAATGAGAAGAAGGGTTATACGATTCGGTTTATTTCTGGTTCGATGCCTTCTGGAACGAAGGGGTTTGGTTATTTGGAATGGAATGATGGGAAGCATAGGGTTAGAAGTCCAATTGCTTTTAGTTGGACTTGA